A genomic stretch from Sphingomonas faeni includes:
- a CDS encoding Uma2 family endonuclease, with protein MSAQPAYVPDMASDPHYRLLTAEEFLQIDFGSDMKAELDNGVIRMMAGGTREHSRVQVNLTAFVRSALRGSGCTPYGSDMAVRTRDRSVRYPDLTIDCGAPGDRPDDLTLSDPRVIIEILSPSTRHFDLTVKKDEYRAIDSVDTLAFVDVDAEALSVHQRIECGWIETLFSTSLDLVIPSLGLTIPHTEIFARD; from the coding sequence TTGTCCGCCCAACCAGCGTATGTCCCGGACATGGCGAGCGACCCGCACTATCGGCTGCTGACGGCCGAGGAATTCCTCCAGATCGACTTCGGCTCCGACATGAAGGCCGAACTCGACAACGGCGTCATTCGCATGATGGCCGGTGGCACCCGAGAGCATTCGCGCGTGCAGGTAAACCTGACGGCGTTCGTCCGGTCTGCTCTACGCGGCTCAGGCTGCACACCCTACGGCTCCGACATGGCAGTCCGCACGCGAGACCGGTCGGTACGCTACCCCGACCTCACCATCGACTGTGGTGCGCCCGGCGACCGACCCGACGATCTGACCCTGTCCGATCCCCGCGTTATAATCGAGATTTTGTCCCCCTCGACGCGACACTTCGATCTGACCGTCAAGAAGGACGAATATCGTGCGATCGATTCGGTTGACACGCTCGCCTTCGTAGACGTCGATGCCGAGGCGCTGTCGGTTCATCAGCGGATCGAGTGCGGCTGGATCGAGACGTTATTCTCAACCTCGTTAGATCTCGTCATTCCCTCGCTAGGCCTGACCATTCCGCACACCGAGATCTTCGCCCGGGACTAA
- the groL gene encoding chaperonin GroEL (60 kDa chaperone family; promotes refolding of misfolded polypeptides especially under stressful conditions; forms two stacked rings of heptamers to form a barrel-shaped 14mer; ends can be capped by GroES; misfolded proteins enter the barrel where they are refolded when GroES binds), producing the protein MASKDVKFGRDARERILRGVDILADAVKVTLGPKGRNVVIDKSFGAPRITKDGVTVAKEIELKDKFENMGAQMLREVASKTNDIAGDGTTTATVLAQAIVREGMKSVAAGMNPMDLKRGIDLAVIKVVEDVKARSKPVSGSKEVAQVGIISANGDREVGEKIAEAMEKVGKEGVITVEEAKGLEFELDVVEGMQFDRGYLSPYFITNPEKMTVELQDPYILIHEKKLSNLQAMLPILEAVVQSGRPLLIIAEDIEGEALATLVVNKLRGGLKVAAVKAPGFGDRRKAMLEDIAILTKGEMISEDLGIKLETVTLGMLGTAKRVTIDKDNTVIVDGAGDHDTIKGRTEAIRQQIENTTSDYDKEKLQERLAKLAGGVAVIKVGGSSEVEVKERKDRVDDALHATRAAVEEGIVPGGGTALLYATKALDGLEGANDDQTRGIDIVRKSLTALVRQIAQNAGHDGAVVSGKLLDGNDSNIGFNAATDTYENLVEAGVIDPTKVVRTALQNAASVAGLLITTEAAVSEMAEDKPAMPMGGGGMGGMGGMGGMDF; encoded by the coding sequence ATGGCTTCCAAGGACGTGAAATTCGGTCGTGACGCGCGTGAGCGCATCCTCCGCGGCGTCGATATCCTCGCCGACGCGGTCAAGGTGACCTTGGGCCCAAAAGGCCGTAACGTCGTCATCGACAAGAGCTTCGGCGCACCGCGTATCACCAAGGACGGCGTCACCGTCGCCAAGGAGATCGAGCTCAAGGACAAGTTCGAGAACATGGGTGCGCAGATGCTGCGCGAAGTGGCCTCGAAGACCAACGACATCGCCGGCGACGGCACGACCACCGCAACGGTCCTCGCTCAGGCGATCGTCCGCGAAGGCATGAAGTCGGTCGCAGCGGGCATGAACCCGATGGACCTGAAGCGCGGCATCGATCTCGCCGTCATCAAGGTCGTCGAGGACGTCAAGGCACGTTCGAAGCCGGTTTCGGGTTCGAAGGAAGTGGCGCAGGTCGGCATCATCTCGGCAAACGGCGACCGTGAAGTCGGCGAGAAGATCGCCGAAGCCATGGAGAAGGTCGGCAAGGAAGGCGTGATCACCGTCGAGGAAGCGAAGGGTCTCGAATTCGAGCTCGACGTCGTCGAGGGCATGCAGTTCGACCGCGGCTATCTGTCGCCGTACTTCATCACGAACCCCGAGAAGATGACCGTCGAGCTTCAGGATCCCTACATCCTGATCCACGAGAAGAAGCTCTCGAACCTGCAGGCGATGCTCCCGATCCTGGAAGCCGTCGTTCAGTCGGGTCGTCCGCTCCTGATCATCGCCGAGGACATCGAGGGTGAGGCTCTGGCCACGCTCGTCGTCAACAAGCTGCGCGGCGGCCTGAAGGTCGCAGCGGTCAAGGCACCCGGCTTCGGCGATCGTCGCAAGGCGATGCTCGAGGACATCGCGATCCTGACCAAGGGTGAGATGATCTCGGAAGACCTCGGCATCAAGCTCGAGACCGTCACGCTCGGCATGCTCGGCACCGCCAAGCGCGTCACGATCGACAAGGACAACACTGTCATCGTCGACGGTGCCGGTGATCACGACACGATCAAGGGCCGCACCGAAGCGATCCGCCAGCAGATCGAGAACACGACCAGCGACTACGACAAGGAGAAGCTCCAGGAGCGTCTCGCCAAACTTGCCGGCGGCGTTGCCGTGATCAAGGTCGGTGGTTCTTCGGAAGTCGAAGTCAAGGAGCGCAAGGACCGCGTCGACGACGCCCTGCACGCAACCCGTGCAGCCGTCGAAGAAGGCATCGTCCCCGGCGGCGGTACGGCTCTGCTGTACGCAACCAAGGCGCTTGACGGCCTCGAGGGTGCGAACGACGACCAGACGCGCGGCATCGACATCGTCCGCAAGTCGCTGACGGCTCTGGTTCGCCAGATCGCTCAGAACGCAGGTCATGACGGTGCGGTGGTTTCGGGCAAGCTGCTCGACGGCAACGACTCGAACATCGGCTTCAACGCCGCGACCGACACCTACGAGAACCTGGTGGAAGCCGGTGTGATCGATCCGACCAAGGTCGTCCGCACCGCGCTGCAGAACGCAGCATCGGTCGCAGGCCTCCTGATCACGACCGAAGCGGCCGTGAGCGAGATGGCCGAAGACAAGCCCGCCATGCCCATGGGCGGCGGCGGCATGGGCGGCATGGGCGGCATGGGCGGCATGGACTTCTGA
- the groES gene encoding co-chaperone GroES, whose product MNFRPLHDRVLVKRLEAEEKTAGGIIIPDTAKEKPQEGEVVAIGTGTRAENGTITPLDVKTGDKILFGKWSGTEVKVDGEDLLIMKESDILGIVG is encoded by the coding sequence ATGAACTTTCGTCCGTTGCATGACCGCGTGCTGGTGAAGCGCCTCGAAGCCGAAGAGAAGACGGCTGGCGGCATCATCATCCCCGACACCGCCAAGGAAAAGCCGCAGGAAGGCGAAGTCGTCGCCATCGGCACCGGCACCCGCGCCGAGAACGGCACGATCACCCCGCTCGACGTCAAGACCGGCGACAAGATCCTGTTCGGCAAATGGTCGGGCACCGAGGTCAAGGTCGACGGCGAAGACCTTCTGATCATGAAGGAATCTGACATTCTCGGGATCGTCGGCTAA
- the sppA gene encoding signal peptide peptidase SppA, whose amino-acid sequence MTDTAAPSYAPSYVDPARPPRKKWRLVRGVWKFLVAIKDALVLIAMLLFFGLIFAALNARQSTTAIKDGALVLDLNGSIVEQPEEQAAFAALSGQSRTRQFRLRDVVRSIDTARTDARVKVVVLDLDSFGGAYPAVLGEVGDALARVRASGKPVLAYATAYTDSGYRLAANASEVWVNPLGGTIFMGPGGNQLYYKGLIDKLGVNAHVYRVGRYKSFVEPYTRTDQSDDARAASTALYGTLFSQWREAVAKARPKAQIAQFMSAPDKVILASNGNIAEANLRAGIVDKLGDRTAFGRRVAEYAGSDDSKPAGNFTTIKYDAWVKANPLPTAGESIGVLTIAGEIVDGESGPGKAAGKTIEKAVLDGLAKKTLKALVVRVDSPGGSVLASEQIRLAILEAKRQKLPIVVSMGGLAASGGYWVSTPADVIFAEPGTITGSIGIFGVIPTFENALAKIGVTSDGVKTTPLSGQPDITGGTTPMFDAIAQAGIENGYRQFVSRVAASRKMTPARVDAIGQGRVWDGGTARQIGLVDRFGTLKDAIDEAAKRAKLDPAKVHAEYLEKKPGFLATIAQDFGGDEDDAADGATGGDAFEHVAADRRQMLARAVGDMKRLATSGSIQARCLECGGMGPTTAGIGDAKLLDLLLARIGF is encoded by the coding sequence ATGACCGATACCGCTGCGCCGTCCTATGCCCCCTCCTATGTCGATCCAGCCCGGCCGCCGCGGAAGAAATGGCGGCTGGTGCGGGGCGTGTGGAAGTTCCTCGTGGCGATCAAGGATGCGCTCGTCCTGATCGCGATGCTGTTGTTCTTCGGGCTGATCTTCGCGGCGCTCAATGCGCGGCAGAGCACCACGGCGATCAAGGACGGTGCGTTGGTGCTCGACCTGAACGGTTCGATCGTCGAGCAGCCGGAAGAGCAGGCCGCGTTTGCCGCGCTGTCGGGGCAGAGCCGGACGCGGCAGTTTCGCCTGCGCGACGTGGTCCGCTCGATCGATACCGCGCGGACCGATGCGCGCGTGAAGGTGGTGGTGCTCGATCTCGACAGCTTCGGCGGTGCGTATCCTGCGGTCCTGGGCGAAGTCGGCGATGCGCTGGCGCGGGTGCGGGCGAGCGGCAAGCCGGTACTCGCCTATGCGACTGCGTACACCGATAGCGGCTACCGTCTTGCGGCGAATGCGAGCGAGGTCTGGGTCAACCCGCTGGGCGGCACGATCTTCATGGGACCGGGCGGAAACCAGCTTTACTACAAAGGCCTGATCGACAAGCTCGGGGTTAACGCGCACGTCTACCGCGTCGGCCGATACAAGTCGTTCGTCGAGCCCTACACGCGGACGGACCAGAGCGACGACGCGCGCGCCGCCAGCACCGCGCTGTACGGTACGCTGTTCTCGCAGTGGCGCGAGGCCGTCGCGAAGGCTCGGCCCAAGGCGCAGATCGCGCAGTTCATGAGCGCGCCCGACAAGGTGATTCTCGCGTCGAACGGCAACATCGCCGAAGCGAATTTGCGCGCGGGTATCGTCGACAAGCTCGGCGACCGGACCGCGTTCGGGCGCCGCGTGGCGGAATATGCCGGCAGCGACGATTCCAAACCGGCAGGCAATTTCACGACGATCAAATACGACGCCTGGGTGAAGGCCAACCCCCTGCCGACCGCGGGCGAATCGATCGGCGTGCTGACGATCGCCGGCGAGATCGTCGACGGCGAGAGCGGCCCCGGCAAGGCGGCGGGCAAGACGATCGAGAAGGCGGTGCTCGACGGGCTCGCCAAGAAGACGCTGAAGGCGCTGGTCGTGCGCGTCGATTCTCCGGGCGGCTCGGTATTGGCGTCGGAACAGATCCGGCTCGCGATCCTGGAGGCCAAGCGGCAGAAGCTGCCGATCGTCGTGTCGATGGGCGGCTTGGCAGCGAGCGGCGGATACTGGGTGTCGACGCCGGCCGACGTGATCTTTGCCGAACCCGGCACGATCACCGGCTCGATCGGCATCTTCGGCGTAATCCCGACCTTCGAGAACGCGCTCGCCAAGATCGGCGTGACCAGCGACGGCGTGAAGACCACGCCGCTGTCAGGGCAGCCCGACATCACCGGCGGCACGACGCCGATGTTCGATGCGATTGCACAGGCGGGGATCGAGAACGGGTATCGACAGTTCGTCTCGCGCGTCGCCGCGTCGCGGAAGATGACGCCGGCGCGGGTCGACGCGATCGGACAGGGGCGCGTCTGGGATGGCGGCACCGCGCGTCAGATCGGGCTGGTCGACCGGTTCGGGACGCTCAAGGACGCGATCGACGAGGCGGCCAAGCGCGCCAAGCTCGATCCGGCGAAGGTGCACGCGGAGTATCTGGAGAAGAAGCCGGGCTTCCTCGCGACGATCGCGCAGGATTTCGGTGGCGACGAGGATGATGCCGCAGATGGAGCGACCGGCGGCGACGCGTTCGAGCACGTCGCGGCGGACCGGCGCCAGATGCTCGCGCGGGCGGTCGGCGACATGAAGCGGCTGGCGACGTCGGGTTCGATCCAGGCTCGGTGCCTGGAATGTGGCGGGATGGGGCCGACGACGGCGGGCATCGGCGATGCAAAGTTGCTCGACCTGCTGCTGGCGCGGATCGGGTTCTGA
- a CDS encoding GNAT family N-acetyltransferase yields the protein MVVTATGNGGGIVIRAARPEDATSIAAIYAPHVLVGTVSFETEAPDARQMRARMAASDGLYPWLVATIGTEGGVLAYAYASAFHKREAYRFACETTVYVADAAQRQGAGRLLYEALIDTLRAQGFTQAIGAIALPNDSSIKLHEAVGFRRAGVYREVGYKNGQWIDVGHWQCELNEPAVPPVEPRRFADVGVVRG from the coding sequence ATGGTGGTGACCGCAACTGGCAACGGGGGCGGGATCGTGATCCGGGCCGCGCGGCCCGAGGATGCCACGTCGATCGCGGCGATCTATGCGCCGCACGTGCTGGTCGGGACGGTGTCGTTCGAGACCGAGGCGCCCGATGCGCGGCAGATGCGCGCGCGGATGGCGGCGTCGGACGGGCTGTATCCCTGGCTGGTCGCGACGATCGGAACCGAGGGCGGCGTGCTGGCCTATGCCTATGCCTCGGCGTTCCACAAGCGCGAGGCGTACCGGTTCGCGTGCGAGACCACGGTGTATGTCGCGGACGCGGCGCAGCGGCAGGGCGCGGGGCGGCTGTTGTACGAGGCGCTGATCGATACGCTGCGGGCTCAAGGGTTTACGCAGGCGATCGGAGCGATCGCGCTGCCGAACGACTCGTCGATCAAACTGCATGAGGCGGTCGGGTTTCGTCGCGCGGGGGTGTACCGCGAGGTCGGGTACAAGAACGGGCAGTGGATCGACGTGGGGCACTGGCAGTGCGAGCTGAACGAACCTGCGGTGCCGCCGGTCGAGCCGCGGCGGTTTGCGGATGTTGGGGTTGTGCGGGGGTAG